Proteins encoded by one window of Halorubrum ruber:
- a CDS encoding proline dehydrogenase family protein — protein sequence MIPPIASNFVAGETPEAALAHVEGLNDRGVAGILNLLGEHYEERPPADADADAYVDLVEAIAERDVDACVSVKSSQIGLDIGDDVFEENLARIVEAANAPSATGSAETGADGTGTFVWIDMEDHETTDVTLDAFERHAVETDGNVGVCVQANLKRTREDLERLAALPGKVRLVKGAYDEPAEISYKRKARVDESYRDCLAYMFEAFDDGVAVGSHDPAMIEYAKELYADHGTPYEVQMLTGVRESAQFELAAEDDVKVYQYIPYGSKWFSYFYRRIRERKSNALFALRAIVGK from the coding sequence ATGATCCCGCCCATCGCGAGCAACTTTGTCGCCGGCGAGACGCCGGAGGCGGCGCTCGCTCACGTCGAGGGGCTCAACGACCGCGGCGTGGCCGGCATCCTGAACCTGCTCGGCGAACATTACGAGGAACGGCCCCCAGCCGACGCCGACGCCGACGCGTACGTCGACCTCGTCGAGGCGATCGCGGAGCGCGACGTCGACGCCTGCGTCTCCGTCAAATCGAGTCAGATCGGCCTCGACATCGGCGACGACGTCTTCGAGGAGAACCTCGCGCGCATCGTCGAGGCGGCCAACGCGCCGTCCGCGACCGGGTCGGCGGAGACCGGAGCGGACGGGACGGGCACCTTCGTCTGGATCGACATGGAGGACCACGAGACCACCGACGTGACGCTCGACGCGTTCGAACGGCACGCGGTCGAGACGGACGGCAACGTCGGCGTCTGCGTCCAGGCGAACTTAAAGCGGACCCGCGAGGACCTCGAACGGCTCGCCGCCCTCCCGGGGAAGGTCCGACTCGTCAAGGGCGCGTACGACGAGCCGGCCGAGATCTCGTATAAAAGGAAGGCGCGCGTCGACGAGTCGTACCGCGACTGCCTCGCGTACATGTTCGAGGCGTTCGACGACGGCGTCGCCGTCGGGAGCCACGACCCCGCGATGATCGAGTACGCGAAGGAGCTGTACGCCGACCATGGGACCCCCTACGAGGTGCAGATGCTGACCGGCGTCCGGGAGTCGGCGCAGTTCGAACTCGCCGCCGAAGACGACGTGAAAGTCTACCAGTACATCCCGTACGGATCTAAGTGGTTCTCCTACTTCTACCGGCGGATCCGGGAGCGCAAGTCGAACGCGCTGTTCGCGCTGCGCGCGATCGTCGGGAAGTAA
- a CDS encoding branched-chain amino acid ABC transporter permease, whose amino-acid sequence MTVLGYLANGLVFSSIIVLGSIGLSLVYSIADFANFAHGDTMTIGAYSALVTFGAVGGLGGAVLGLPYGFFVALVVGIAVAAVVAVATEKLIYEPLDVDSIGLLITSIGIAFIYRAVIQIRFGSDFTRFDVQPLRPIEALVPYGVRITLHDVAIFGSAVVLVVGLHVLLQYTDLGRKMRAMADNPDLARVSGIRTKRVKLWTWVIGAGLAGAGGVFLGLFNQLAPRMGFNLLLVIFAAVILGGIGSVYGAMAGGFLIGMINQLTPFFSNVVEALPIRPNWLATVIENMITIEYANAIAFVIMVVVLLVRPNGIAGEAAT is encoded by the coding sequence ATGACCGTCCTCGGATACCTGGCTAACGGGCTGGTGTTCAGCAGCATCATCGTCCTCGGCAGCATCGGGCTGTCGCTGGTGTACAGCATCGCGGACTTCGCGAACTTCGCGCACGGCGACACGATGACGATCGGCGCGTACTCGGCGCTCGTGACCTTCGGCGCCGTCGGCGGGCTCGGCGGCGCGGTGTTGGGGCTCCCGTACGGCTTCTTCGTGGCGTTAGTCGTCGGGATCGCCGTCGCCGCGGTCGTCGCGGTCGCCACCGAGAAGCTCATTTACGAGCCGCTCGACGTCGACTCGATCGGCCTGCTGATCACGTCGATCGGGATCGCGTTCATCTACCGCGCGGTGATCCAGATCCGGTTCGGTTCCGACTTCACCCGGTTCGACGTCCAGCCGCTGCGGCCGATCGAGGCGCTGGTGCCGTACGGCGTCCGGATAACGCTCCACGACGTCGCGATATTCGGGTCGGCGGTGGTGCTCGTCGTCGGGCTCCACGTCCTGCTCCAGTACACCGACCTCGGTCGGAAGATGCGCGCGATGGCGGACAACCCCGACCTCGCGCGGGTCAGCGGTATCCGGACGAAGCGGGTCAAGCTGTGGACGTGGGTCATCGGCGCCGGGCTCGCCGGCGCGGGCGGCGTGTTCCTCGGGCTCTTCAACCAGCTCGCGCCCCGGATGGGCTTTAACCTCCTGCTGGTGATCTTCGCGGCGGTGATCCTCGGCGGGATCGGCTCCGTCTACGGCGCGATGGCGGGCGGCTTCCTCATCGGCATGATAAACCAGCTCACGCCGTTCTTCTCCAACGTCGTCGAGGCGCTACCGATCCGTCCGAACTGGCTCGCGACCGTGATCGAGAACATGATCACCATCGAGTACGCGAACGCGATCGCGTTCGTGATCATGGTCGTCGTGCTGTTGGTCCGGCCCAACGGGATCGCCGGGGAGGCCGCGACGTGA